One Ovis aries strain OAR_USU_Benz2616 breed Rambouillet chromosome 24, ARS-UI_Ramb_v3.0, whole genome shotgun sequence genomic window, GCATACATGCCCCCCGAATGCCGGGTCACGTCTGTGCCCTGTGGTTGCGgccacctgccccacccccatgaCATGCCCCGCCCCTTGTTCCCTACGTAACCTTCGTAATCAGAACGGGGTGGGCCTGCCCCAGCAGGCttagcacatagtagatgctcacactcacacacttACAGCTTAGTGTGTGCCTGGGGCCTCACAGGTGAgtgtacatgcacacacccacacgtCTTGCCTGGAATAACCTTTGCCGGCCCCTCCTGCATCAGCGCGTGGCGCGGCCCCTTCCTCTGCTTCCTGTGTGACCCCACTCAACAGACAACACGAGTCCCTCCAGGGGAGGTTCCGAGCCCGATCCCGGGTGTGTGGGCCGCGAGGCAGCGGCGAACGGGGCAGGTTAGCAGCAGCCGGCTGTTCCCTAGGCATCGAGCAGAGCATCGAGCAGGAGGAAGGCCTGAACCGCTCCTCCGCAGACCTGAGGATCCGAAAGACACAGGTGTGGGCGGGGTCTCCGGGGCGTGTAGCCGGGCGCCTGAGGCTCTGGGGCCCCGGTGGGCTGGGCCTGACACCTGTACCCCCGTCTCGGGCCCCCAGCACTCCACGCTGTCCCGGAAGTTCGTGGAGGTGATGTCCGAGTACAACGCCACGCAGTCTGACTACCGCGAGCGCTGCAAGGGCCGCATCCAGAGGCAGCTGGAAATCAGTAAGCtgaaggggcggggaggggcggggccagaCTGCCGCGGACCCCTCGGCGGAAGGGCCTGGCTCAGTTTGACCCCTGCTTGCAGCCGGCCGGACCACGACCAGCGAGGAGCTGGAGGACATGCTGGAGAGTGGGAACCCCGCCATCTTTGCCTCCGGGGTGAGTGTGGACCCCTCCCACCGGAGTCCCGGGTGTGTGTGCAAAGTGCTGTATGTCTGGGCAGTGTTTGGACACCGTCAACCATGAGGCAGGTTTTAGAGAAGAGAAGGCTGAGTCCAGGAGAGGGCAGGGGACAGGCAGAGGTCCCACGTTAGTGGCAAAGGTGGAAGTAAGACCCGTCTCCTGGTTCCTCCCAGTCGGCTTCTTGTGCCCCGTGCTCACTTGCCACCAGCCAGGGGCTCCCTCCACCATCCTGAGGATCCTTCCCCCCCGGGAGGACACGGTGCCCTCGGCCTCTCTACATTCAAGTGAAGCTCCATGTGCTGCCAAGCAGGGGAGCGTCCTGAAGGAGGTGGCACATCGGTAGGGGATGCAGTGTGGGCATGTGACTCTAGGAGGAGGGGTCAGCTACGTTCAGTGTGGGAGGAAGAACAGGAGGAGAGGTTTCAGGAGAAAGGCCATTCCCATTTTGGGCTCCTACAGCACCGGTGGTGAGAACTACCACTCAGCTGTTAACGGTGTGCAGACGCAGGTGGGGACTGTTACTAGCCCTACGTTACAGGAAGGAATCTACTGGTAGGAAATCAGGTCTCAGAGAAATTCGGTAACAGCTAGTAAGAGCCTGtgttttgctggtggctcagtggtaaagaatctgcctgccagtgcaggagacttgggttctatccctgggtcgagaacatccccctggaggaggacatggccccccactccaatattcttgcctgggaaatcccatggacagaggaacctggtgggctacagtccatggggtcacaaaagactcagacacgacttagtgactaaccaacaacaatGGTGGGAGCCTAACAGAACGTGAGGGGAGGGCTGTGGCTAAGGACAAAGCCTCCAGCAGGTCCTGCTTCCAGAATATTCTGCTCAGGCCTCTGCCCTTGGCCTCTTGCTGTcctggcccccacccctcccgcTTCGATGTGTCCCCGGGTCCCAGCCCACGGCTCGTACTCCCTAGATCATCATGGACTCCAGCATCTCGAAGCAGGCCCTGAGTGAGATTGAGACACGCCACAGCGAGATCATCAAGCTGGAGAACAGCATCCGGGAGCTGCATGACATGTTCATGGACATGGCCATGCTCGTGGAGAGCCAGGTGGGTGCCCGGGCcccccctgccaccccacccccagcagcatCCAGGGCTGCACTAACCCTCCCCTTTCCGCCCGCCACGCTGCCCTGCCTGGGAGGGACCCAGTCTTCAGGTAACTCACTGTGTGCGGTTGAAACTGCCCACCTGAAGGATCCTCTCTGCATGGCTCTGCTTGGCTCTCCAGGACCCCAGGCCctgcatggccctgcccaccttcACTCGGCCTTGTCCTGTCTCATTCACCAGCTGTTTGTCATGTCACGTGGAAGGGCATTTTTCTAGGAGCCAGAGGAATAGCAATGAGCAAGACCACTGAGGGCCTGCTTCCCAGAGCGGATGTCTGTTGGGCGATAGGGCAGCATCAGTTAACGACAAATGGCGTGGTCCCCACCAGTGCCAGGTGTTAGAGGGGGTAGCCTgacagcagtggttctcagccttgAAAGTGATCAAGAGCCACGCTCACAGGCCTTGTTCTACCTTTCCCTGGGCTGGCCCCCATGCCCAGAGATTCGCAGGTGGgggtttgttgctcagtcgtgtccaactctttgcgactccgtggactgcagcacaccaggctcccctgtccttcagcatctcccagagtttgctcaaattcacgtcccttgagtcagtgatgccatccaactatctcatcctctgtcacccctttctcctcctgccttcaattttttccagcatcagggtcttctccagtgagtcagctctttgcatcaggtggccagagtgctggagcttcagcttcagcatcagtccttccattgaatattcagggttgatttcctttaggattgacttgggGGTAGGGATTCATACATTTATATGTCTTTAAAGTTCAAGGTTGATCCCGATGCTACTAGTCCCTGGGCCACGCTTGCAGTGACCACTTTGGatggggtggtcagggaaggccctctctgaggaggtggcatttgaactCCAAAGACTCCCCAGGGGAAGAGCAAAGAGCTGGCCCAGGTAGAGGGGCTAGAAACACCACAGTCCTGATCAGGACCAGCAAAAGCCTGACCCTGAAAAGCAGGAAGGCATTCCGGGCGGTTAGAGCCCAGGGAGAGTTGGAGATGATGGagacaggggtgggaggggggtcttGGCAGGCGGTGCTGGGCCCTGGAGCCCCTTCTAGTTGGAGGATCTTAGTGTGGGTGGGACATGGTCCATGTGGGGAAGCAGGGAGACCTTAGGAAGCTGCTGCCGCCACTGGGGTGAGAGGTGCTGAGGCCACCAGTGGGGGCCGTGGAGTTGGAGAGAGCAGTCAGTTACCAGGCCCACGAGGGCTGTGGGACTGGGCGGGGGCATCAAACGCTGTCAGGACTGGACGGAACCATCATGCCTGTGGAGGGCTCACCATGGCTGGACTCCCGCCCACCGCCACTCTCGCCCCCGCCTTGCTCTGCCTGGCGCTGTCCTTTCGGCCCTGGGGTCAGAGCCTCAGACGAGCATCCTCTGCATggtcccctcccccttggctgAGGCTGCATGGCCAGTTCCTGCCCCTGGGTGGCTGGATTTTGGGGAGCTGCTTGGGGTGCCTGGACCCCCCTCCTCCTCACCTTCCCCTTTTCTCTAACCCCAGGCACTGCTTTCCCAAAATCCTGCCTCGGGCCCCCTCACTGCCCAGAGGGGGGCCCTCTGGAGCTGGGGTGCCCCTGGCCCTGCAGGGGGAGATGATTGACAGGATTGAGTACAACGTGGAACATTCAGTGGACTACGTGGAGAGGGCCGTGTCTGACACCAAAAAGGCTGTCAAGTACCAGAGCAAGGCTCGCCGGGTGAGTAGTCCCATCCTGCCAGAGCCCACATGCTCATGTACCCATAGAGTCCCCCGCCCCCAAGCATCACAAGTCCCTCCCCGTTTTGCCTTCCCTCGGCCCTCTACTCCGACCAGAGCCTCCATCTGGCTCTCCCAGACCTTcgttgttgttgtctagttgctaagtcatgtccaactctgtgaccccgtggacttgcagctcaccaggctcctctgtccatgggatttctcaggcaagaatactggagtcccaGACCTTCAGCGCCCCATTAAAATCCCACCCAGACATATTCCAGGCCATCACTTTCTCTCTCATCCAGTCCCCCAGACTCTCCAACCCTCAGCCCTGACCAGAGCCCGCTCCCTAGCGGCCCCCCACCCCTCAAAGCTCTGCCTGGAGGAGGCTCAGCCTCCCTCCCGGCACCCCCTTCCGCGCTCTCTGAGGCCTCTCCGTGCCTCCCTGTGCAGAAGAAGATCATGATCGTCATCTGTTGTGTGATCCTGGGCATCGTGATCGCCTCCACCTTCGGGGGTATCTTTGGATAGAAACCACCCCGCCTGCCACTCCTCTCTGGACGGTCCACCCCCAGGAGACCCCTGGCTGCTGCCCCGCCTCTGGCTCAGGGCTCTCTCCCCGCCACCCCAGACTGCTCCTTCTCTGCCACAGGGCCCCCCGCTCCCACCCCGCCCTGAGCCGTCGTGTGCATGATCTTTGTGACAGTGTGCGTCTGTACCGAAG contains:
- the STX1A gene encoding syntaxin-1A isoform X2; translation: MKDRTQELRTAKDSDDDDDVTVTVDRDRFMDEFFEQVEEIRGFIDKISENVEEVKRKHSAILASPNPDEKTKEELEELMSDIKKTANKVRSKLKSIEQSIEQEEGLNRSSADLRIRKTQHSTLSRKFVEVMSEYNATQSDYRERCKGRIQRQLEITGRTTTSEELEDMLESGNPAIFASGIIMDSSISKQALSEIETRHSEIIKLENSIRELHDMFMDMAMLVESQALLSQNPASGPLTAQRGALWSWGAPGPAGGDD
- the STX1A gene encoding syntaxin-1A isoform X1, with the translated sequence MKDRTQELRTAKDSDDDDDVTVTVDRDRFMDEFFEQVEEIRGFIDKISENVEEVKRKHSAILASPNPDEKTKEELEELMSDIKKTANKVRSKLKSIEQSIEQEEGLNRSSADLRIRKTQHSTLSRKFVEVMSEYNATQSDYRERCKGRIQRQLEITGRTTTSEELEDMLESGNPAIFASGIIMDSSISKQALSEIETRHSEIIKLENSIRELHDMFMDMAMLVESQGEMIDRIEYNVEHSVDYVERAVSDTKKAVKYQSKARRKKIMIVICCVILGIVIASTFGGIFG